In Argiope bruennichi chromosome 4, qqArgBrue1.1, whole genome shotgun sequence, a single window of DNA contains:
- the LOC129965700 gene encoding ATP-dependent DNA helicase PIF1-like — MSESEEDISLLCFLKICYLDNKGNVSRQISNPKSYLQLGRNEFRDIVLKIECGKIHCSFKIKDMTLHTRFVKEGKSTITLKQPPLQMFISNCPVGKLSMFLKVLMAKVQKAKNATPVSVKDRLQTLKPPSFQDISPLTALDINILNNKVSAAMTKKSAFPQTPKSTKRKREHGMQENTTPTRKIIAVSRPIAPRLLTTEQKNVMSAVMSGKNVFFTGSAGTGKSFLLKRILGALAPENTFATASTGVAACQIGGVTLHSFAGIGTGSAPIQQCIQLAQQKGKSTWKQCQHLIVDEISMVDGEFFEKLEKVARIVRNSDKPFGGIQLILSGDFLQLPPVTKKGQNRTFCFQSAAWRNSIDINIELCMVKRQDDKNFINILQDVRRGRCTRDVIEKLKATNSHRIDKDGIMATKLSTHKDDVDIINNSHLEKLPGHTQTYFATDNYPELSRFISNHSHVLDKIDLKVGAQVMLTKNLDLQRGLVNGARGVVTGFDAGQQKLPIVKFVCGIQQVVNYEKWTVKTPGGLVLVRKMLPLQLAWAMSIHKSQGMTLDCVEVSLGRVFECGQAYVALSRARNLQGLKVLDIEPSSIRADPRVLKFYSELDCMNTYQTEMDDYLG, encoded by the exons ATGTCAGAATCGGAAGAAGATATTTCGCTTCTTTGCTTTCTTAAAATCTGTTATTTAGATAACAAAGGAAATGTTTCACGACAAATTTCTAATCCAAAAAGTTATCTACAACTTGGAAGAAATGAGTTCCGAGACatagttttgaaaattgaatgtGGAAAAATCCAttgtagtttcaaaataaaagatatgacTTTACATACCAGATTTGTCAAAGAGGGCAAATCCACTATAACTTTAAAACAACCTCCTTTGCAgatgtttatttcaaattgtcCCGTTGGGAAGTTAAGTATGTTCTTGAAAGTTTTGATGGCTAAAgttcaaaaagcaaaaaatgcGACTCCTGTGAGTGTTAAGGATAGATTACAAACTTTGAAGCCTCCAAGTTTCCAGGATATAAGTCCTCTAACCgctttagatattaatattttaaataataaagtgtcTGCTGCAATGACAAAGAAATCAGCATTTCCTCAAACTCCCAAGTCAACAAAAAGAAAACGAGAGCATGGCATGCAAGAAAATACTACTCCCACTCGG AAAATTATTGCTGTTTCTCGTCCTATTGCACCTCGTCTATTGACCACAGAGCAGAAGAATGTAATGAGTGCCGTCATGAGTgggaaaaatgtgttttttactGGAAGTGCAGGAACaggaaaatcttttcttttaaagcGAATTCTTGGTGCTTTAGCTCCAGAAAATACTTTTGCTACAGCCAGCACTGGAGTAGCTGCTTGTCAAATTGGAGGTGTCACTCTACATTCTTTTGCAG GAATTGGAACTGGCAGTGCACCTATCCAGCAATGCATTCAATTGGCCCAGCAAAAGGGGAAATCTACATGGAAACAGTGTCAGCATTTGATTGTGGATGAAATTTCTATGGTGGATGgcgaattctttgaaaaattagaaaaagttgCTCGAATTGTTAGAAACAGTGATAAGCCTTTTGGAGGAATTCAACTTATTCTTAGTGGAGACTTTTTGCAGTTGCCACCTGTGACAAAGAAGGGACAGAATAGAACATTCTGCTTTCAG agtGCAGCATGGAGGAATTCTATTGATATTAATATAGAACTCTGTATGGTAAAAAGGCAAGatgataagaattttataaatattttgcaagatGTGAGAAGAGGAAG GTGTACCAGGGATGTTATTGAGAAACTGAAAGCGACAAACAGCCATAGAATTGATAAAGATGGAATAATGGCTACAAAGCTCAGTACTCATAAAGATGATgttgatattataaataactcCCATCTGGAAAAACTTCctg GTCATACACAAACCTATTTTGCTACAGACAACTATCCTGAATTGTCACGATTCATTAGTAATCACTCCCATGTTCTGGATAAGATTGATTTGAAAGTAGGTGCTCAAGTCATGCTCACAAAGAATCTAGACCTGCAAAGAGGTTTGGTGAATGGTGCAAGAGGTGTTGTTACTGGCTTTGATGCTGGACAACAAA AGCTACCGATTGTAAAGTTTGTGTGTGGTATTCAGCAAGTTGTAAATTATGAAAAGTGGACAGTTAAAACTCCTGGTGGATTGGTTCTTGTAAGGAAAATGCTACCACTTCAGCTAGCATGGGCAATGTCAATTCATAAATCTCAg GGAATGACTTTGGATTGTGTGGAAGTGTCATTAGGTCGAGTATTTGAATGTGGCCAAGCATATGTTGCTCTTTCCCGAGCTCGTAATCTACAAGGCCTGAAAGTTCTTGACATTGAACCCTCCAGTATTCGAGCAGATCCTCGAGTGTTAAAATTTTACTCTGAATTAGATTGTATGAATACATATCAAACAGAAATGGATGATTACTTAGGTTAA